The proteins below come from a single Miscanthus floridulus cultivar M001 chromosome 1, ASM1932011v1, whole genome shotgun sequence genomic window:
- the LOC136535735 gene encoding phosphatidylinositol 4-phosphate 5-kinase 9-like, whose product MTAPVALRNELEAVSHSARVDLFRDTSCNIDKEVLASLGNGQDSTAAGTNPGFRVGEIRFANGDIYSGTLLGNTPEGSGQYRWSDGCTYEGEWRRGMRHGQGKTRWPSGATYEGEYSGGYVFGEGTYTGPDKIIYKGRWKLNRKHGLGHQTYPNGDMFEGSWIQGEIVGHGKYTWANGDTYVGNMKSGKMSGKGTLTWKNGDSYEGNWMDGMMHGYGIYTWNECGYYIGTWTRGLKDGKGKFYPNGCRVPVNDELYINNLRSRGVLPDIRKQNHGSRILHSSSVDMGNMKVGMTRQSSDVVYKRNSTEQPPLKNVSLERRWSLEVAIEKFIGHESSESSGLESLENLSDSRLPILEREYMQGVLISEVVLDRSFSDSSKKTKRRQKKIVRDTKKPGETIIKGHRSYDLMLSLQIGIRYTVGKITPIRKREVHPSDFGPRASFWMNFPKEGSRLTPSHSAEDFKWKDYCPMVFRNLREMFKIDAADYMISICGNSALRELSSPGKSGSVFFLSQDDRFMIKTLRKSEVQVLLRMLPNYYDHVHTYENTLITKFFGLHRVKPFSGQKFRFVVMGNMFCTELRIHRRFDLKGSSLGRSTDKVEIDENTTLKDLDLNYSFYLEPSWREALLKQIETDSDFLRTQRIMDYSLLLGVHYRAPQHLRTRASYHRSMAADRLTVVSEEDAQEDDALSYPEGLVLVQSSGENSVVVGPHIRGSRLRASAAGFGEVDLLLPGTARLQIQLGVNMPARAEQIPKEDESKPFGEVYDVVLYLGIIDILQEYNMTKKIEHAVKSMQYDSVSISAVDPQFYKERFLKFIQTVFPENS is encoded by the exons ATGACAGCCCCTGTGGCTCTTCGAAATGAGCTAGAAGCGGTCTCCCATTCTGCAAGGGTTGACTTATTCCGAGACACTAGTTGCAACATAGACAAGGAGGTGTTGGCCAGTTTGGGAAATGGCCAAGATTCAACTGCTGCTGGAACAAATCCTGGTTTCAGAGTTGGGGAGATCAGGTTTGCTAATGGAGATATTTATTCCGGCACATTGTTGGGGAACACACCAGAGGGTTCAGGCCAGTATCGCTGGTCAGATGGTTGCACCTATGAGGGTGAGTGGAGGAGAGGGATGAGGCATGGGCAAGGAAAGACGCGATGGCCATCTGGAGCTACCTATGAGGGTGAGTATTCTGGTGGCTACGTATTCGGTGAAGGCACCTATACGGGGCCAGATAAAATCATCTACAAGGGACGGTGGAAGTTGAATcgcaagcatgggcttggacatCAGACATATCCAAATGGAGACATGTTTGAAGGTTCGTGGATTCAGGGAGAAATAGTAGGTCATGGGAAGTACACATGGGCGAATGGGGACACTTACGTTGGCAACATGAAAAGTGGCAAGATGTCAGGGAAAGGAACTCTTACATGGAAAAATGGGGACTCATATGAGGGTAACTGGATGGATGGCATGATGCATGGGTATGGAATCTATACATGGAATGAATGCGGGTATTATATTGGAACATGGACAAGGGGACTGAAGGATGGGAAAGGTAAATTCTATCCGAACGGTTGCAGAGTTCCTGTTAACGATGAGCTGTATATCAATAATCTAAGAAGCCGTGGTGTATTGCCTGACATTAGAAAGCAGAATCATGGTTCACGCATACTTCACTCTTCCTCGGTTGACATGGGGAACATGAAGGTTGGTATGACTAGGCAATCTTCAGATGTTGTGTACAAAAGGAATTCAACTGAGCAGCCTCCTTTGAAGAACGTGTCTTTGGAAAGACGGTGGAGTCTTGAGGTGGCTATTGAAAAGTTTATTGGCCATGAATCGAGTGAAAGTTCTGGCCTAGAAAGCTTGGAAAACTTGAGTGATTCACGTTTGCCCATACTGGAAAGAGAATACATGCAAGGTGTTCTAATCAGTGAGGTGGTTCTTGACAGGAGTTTTTCAGACTCCTCAAAGAAGACAAAACGCCGCCAGAAGAAAATAGTGAGGGACACAAAAAAGCCTGGAGAGACAATAATTAAGGGACACAGAAGCTATGATTTAATGCTCAGCCTGCAGATTGGAATCAG GTACACAGTTGGAAAGATTACACCAATTCGAAAACGTGAAGTTCATCCTTCAGATTTTGGACCAAGAGCAAGTTTCTGGATGAACTTCCCAAAAGAAGGATCTCGGCTTACTCCTTCACATTCAGCGGAAGATTTTAAATGGAAAGACTACTGTCCCATGGTTTTCAG GAATTTGAGAGAGATGTTCAAGATTGATGCTGCAGACTATATGATCTCCATATGCGGAAATTCTGCTCTTAGGGAACTATCTTCCCCTGGAAAGAGTGGAAGTGTCTTTTTCTTGTCACAAGATGATAGGTTCATGATTAAGACTCTCCGAAAATCTGAAGTGCAG GTTCTTTTACGAATGCTTCCAAACTATTATGATCATGTCCATACCTATGAGAACACTCTCATAACTAAGTTTTTTGGCCTCCACAGGGTGAAACCTTTTAGTGGTCAAAAG TTCCGGTTTGTTGTAATGGGAAACATGTTTTGCACTGAATTGAGAATTCACCGGAGGTTTGATTTGAAAGGCTCATCTTTAGGCCGCTCTACTGACAAAGTTGAAATTGACGAGAACACAACTCTGAAGGATTTGGATCTTAACTATTCCTTTTATCTTGAACCTTCCTGGCGTGAGGCTCTACTTAA GCAGATTGAAACAGACAGTGATTTTTTGAGAACACAGCGGATAATGGATTACAGCCTACTGCTTGGTGTTCATTATAGAGCTCCACAGCACTTGCGGACACGTGCATCCTATCACCGGAGCATGGCAGCAGATAGGTTGACTGTTGTTTCAGAAGAAG ATGCTCAAGAAGATGATGCCCTTAGCTATCCAGAAGgattagtcttggttcaaagcagTGGTGAGAACAGTGTTGTTGTTGGTCCTCACATAAGAGGCAGCCGTTTGCGTGCATCAGCTGCTGGATTTGGCGAAGTAGACCTTCTGCTGCCTGGTACAGCCAG GCTTCAGATCCAGCTAGGAGTTAACATGCCTGCAAGGGCAGAGCAAATCCCTAAGGAAGATGAAAGCAAACCATTCGGTGAGGTGTATGATGTCGTCCTCTACCTGGGCATCATTGACATATTGCAAGAGTACAACATGACAAAGAAAATCGAGCATGCTGTCAAATCCATGCAGTATGATTCGGTCTCAATCTCTGCTGTGGACCCCCAGTTCTACAAAGAGCGTTTCTTGAAGTTCATCCAGACCGTCTTCCCCGAGAATTCATAG